The Amyelois transitella isolate CPQ chromosome 7, ilAmyTran1.1, whole genome shotgun sequence genomic sequence ttGTGACTTAGTTGAATATTTTACAggagtaaaacaaaatataagtgattcacataacaaaacaaaagttgAAACTTTAATAAAGAAGTCTGCGGGTCTATTCACAAATTTGTTAAGGCATACCTATATTTCATCTTCCCAATCTAATCTTCTTCTCTatatttgattgatttaaGGTAACATTATCAAGACCTGTGTATTTCATACAACATACttatagtattatattataacatatatattactGGACAGCAATACGAATAATGGACAGAAGTTCTTTATGATAGAgattagtttgaaaaaaaaaaccttttattttaaatcatgttggtgatttacatatataggtaAAAAACCAAACTGTCCCTTTACCTATAACTCTGCCTTCCATCTTTTTCTAACTTTTAGATAATctgaaatgttaaaaaaagagAGAAGATATTCACATATGCCTTTTTTTGTGAATAACGGGCTGGATCAGATTACAAGTCACACTGTTTACATCTCGTGAGTTTGaagttgttttaaaataattaattatggtCTGACAGTGTCTGATATTCAGgtcttgtattttttaaatattctgcGTTATGACACACAACAACAATCCGATTGGTCAACTGTTTACATCAGTCTCGCTAGTTCGACGTTGTTACAAAACTAAAAAcgttattttcataaaaggaAATACAAGTAGTAGAAGAACTATATACAAATGCTTTGCCAATTATATTcaaagaaattcagtacatTAGTTACACAACCATTTAATGATATATTAGTTTCAGCCGTCGGTTTTGACCTTTAGCCGAATGTACAGATAGTGGATTATGTTCTTCGGGCATATTACAGATCACGCAATTATTTGTAGTTCTGCAGAAATTTCAGATTTGACCCGCtatactttttgttttcatgCACATGTTATAGGTAGTGTCACGTTTCTTTGTCGCTAACTGTACAGTGtacgtacatattttatgtacttacactgtacatacaaatattaactCTAAAGGTAAAGAAACATTGTCACACtaggtacattttttaaaagtatttatataatttttgacacagttgtattttttcacacattatttaaaagtgaACAGTTATAAATGCATCATAAACGGGTTAGAAAACATTTTCCATAACGGGGCGCGAAAATTTTACGTACATATGTAATTGGCagctttgtttttaatttttggaagATATAAGAGTGGGGCATTCCACAAAGGCTGTACAGTGAGCGAGACATTTGATATCCACATTGAATTCGGAAAGTTATAAGACTATAGAAGTGGCAAGCACTGGTAAATGTGACACCGCAAGTGATGactgtgtgtgtatgtatgtacttgccATTAATTCTGAATTTGTAGATCTATTAATGTTGTCGTTTTAGAGCAGAACAAATGCccaatgacaaaaatattcgtgaatatttgtttaatatttgaatattttacgtGGCATGTGCGGGAACTTTTACCGGGGGATAGGGATTGTCCATACTGTATGCCAGTACTCTTTAAGattgtgtttattattataatttgaatacATTTCAAAAGTTATTTAGTTTCACTATCAATTAACAATCACAACATTCGTTGAAACAGAGAAGAATGATATGTAGAACTGTGTTACATAACTCCTATCGACAAGAGACAAATATCGATCCATCTCGCTCATTGCACATTTCATTAAAGCTTATATCATTGAAACTTACATCaggatgataaaatttaaaagcaatATCTTTTTCACTTGTGAAGCCTATCGATAAGTCACATCAGATAGCATAGTATTCGGAATAATCTTAGCCTGAGAGagtggtaagtactggcgaaatTTGACTTCGTAAGTAAACTGTGACATCATCATAGTATCTCCATATTGCACCTCAATTCGGAGATTTATTGACAGCTTTTAACGACACGAAGATCCTTTAgtataaattacaatatggcatttctattgtttcgtattattccgatttctatgagatacaatattaataatgcaAACATTAGTGGAAATTTATATCGACATGAATATCGATAAAACCCTAACGAGATCAACTATCGATACTCCCATTATCTTAAGTAGGACGTCACTACCCACCTCACAAATGGTAAACCAGTAATTTCTTAGTAAGCCAGTCAATCTGAATCACTCTCCTCTTCAGCGGACGATTCCGACTCCGAGCTGTCCGGGTGATTCTTTGTGATTTCTATGCAGTTGTCCACatctgtcagtctttttaatgATCGCCCTGGtgaataaacaatattatttaatggcAAGTACTTAACTGCTTTCCACATTTAACCTCAGACGAAAAACAATACGATGGGGGGTTATACGTTTGACGTGTCTCGACGCCGAACGGATGAATCGATTTTgatttagttttttgtttgaCTATCACTTCTATTCGAATATTATAATAGCGgaagtttgtttgtctgttccgCTTTCACAGCTAAACTGCTGTACCGATAcgaatgaaatttgatattaatATAGTTAAAAACCGGCGTTCTTCCATTTTAGTATTTCAGGGTTGACAgagatttatataaatcaacattttacttttaacaaaatttaaaaaaatatttcttgaagacatttaattttataagctactagctgtgcccgcaacttcgtccgcgtggaatatttattttgggcatcattgtaaccctcaagaatgaataattttccctgttttttttttcacattttccattatttctttgcttcatATAGtggcagcgtgatgttaaatagcctaaagccttcctcgataaacggCCTATtcaattctaaaatttttcaattcgaaccagtagttcctgagcttcagcttaataatttggtataaattagaaaaaatgcTCCAAACCACGACTAAATTAATAACTGTTataccaaaatataaatataaaatgtatgaagTGAGAGAATGTGTGTGACCTGTGAGCGTGGTGAGCAGGCGGCTCTCGTTGCCGGGCGGCATATGTATGGGGCCCAGCCTCTTGGCCAGCTCGCGGGCTCGCTCCGCACCTGACACTGGAAgagcgtacatacatacatacagtcacgcctatatcccttgcggggtagacgggaGCTAACAGTCCCGTTAGTCTGATAGGTAGGTAGCAGtgcggcttaatgatagaattgagattcaaatagtgaccatCACAtataagaataccaagtttataagaaatCCATTCGTAAAATATGAAGTGGCCTGTTCTAAAGAGTCTGGAACCATATGGAACCTTTTTTGTGaaggtaaaaattataaaagttgtTGGTGAGGAGCTATTAGTTTAAAATGTTAAGCTGCTTGGCGTTGGAATTGGAAGCCTAGATGTAAAAgcgagaaataaataaaaacaaaagaaaaactataaagaaaatatagacATCCCATAGTTTGGTATGTATTGAGTGCTACttactttattgcaccattgatatagttttataatcaatacatacttacataaaacaaataataaattcaaaagaaGCAAAGACCAATTCCTCTGACCAATCCAGAAGCCCgtataatttaaatcagaCTTATGAATCATCCAAATTGGCTAAACCGTTTGGTCTCTATAACATCATATTATaggaacaaacatacatacatatatagactCATAAACACATTACCCTCCTTCAGAGATGTACaaaatggttttaaaaaaagcatttaaatacaaaatgcaaaatacTTTTCAGATTAACtatttaaaatgcaaataCAAAATTCAGATTacctattttgtatttaaatgccttttaataaaaaacattttgtattttatttgaaatacctTTCGAGAtgtattttgcatttataatattcatttcaAAATGCAAAATACTTTGTGATTAAGTTTAGCCAACATTACCAGTCAAACAAAATCGCATCTCTTCCTTTGCGCCGCACAGTCGGTTAAAACGATGGttcacttattaaaaaatattgattatacCTCTGGTGCCTTCCTGGCTGGCGTCTTCAGTCATGGAAACCCTTTCAGTTCTATACACGCCGCTGACCAGGTCCCAAACGAACAAGCACTGtaaacaattaattacttataaataagttttcattgcttataaaactgttttaagtttaacgTGGTCTGTCTGTGGCATTGTATCACTTACCTACTAATAACTACTATTAACAATACCTATTTGTTGTGTTAGTACATACACCTTCGCCTTTCAGATCATATAATCATCCATCCAGCAATGTCGTAATTTAACCTTATGACACTGGTAGATTCACTGAAAGTcttcccccccccccccccctcttTCGGTCTccctcttaattatataaaatggaTTCACTagatcttttacgacatgacAAAAACGACACGACAATGGAGTGGttcaattgtttttgtattggtgccgggaaccacacggcacctctCAACTTCAACCAACCAACCTCtcactttatataaatctcaattgtatcattaagcggaacagctgatcgtggcctatcagttttttcaagactgttttcgcaagggatatatacgtcaTTATATgcagacgtcattatatgtatgtatgcagattcaatgtgccgtgtggttcccagcaccaatacaaaaaagaataggaccactccatctctttcccatggatgtcgtaaaaggcgactaagggataggcttacaaacttgagatcctttttttaggcgatgggccagcaacctgtcactattcgaatctcaattctatcttaaatccaaatagctgaacgtggcctatcagtccgctcaagactgttggctctgtctaccccgcaagggatatagacgtgattatacgtatataagtatgtatgaagattcaaatagtgtcagatTGCCAGGTCATAGCCAACAAGAAGCGAACAAAGCAGCGTGTATAGTGACCTCGGCGGCGTACTGGCGGCGGTGCAGCAGGCAGCCGGCGCCGGCGTCGCCGCACGCGGCGCACGCGCCCGCGCCCGGCGCCGCGCTCGCCCACATCCACATGGCGCACAGCTGCCGGACAACACACGCTTGACTTATTCCtcttcgtcgttaccttttcccactttctacgtggggtcggtATGTACACAGTATGTTAGACATCTACATATAGGTACCACTTGCTGGCGAATTCAACGCTCATGGCAACTTAGGCTTGTCcaaccgttttttttttttaaattctgacAGCTCATTTAGTGTTATACTTAGGTTGGTAATGCAATTTCTATCGACAATCGATTTAACATtatatcgatttaaaaattgtatttttttttgtctaaggTAATgtctaatatttaaaaaagtgttTATGACATTcatctttaatttaaaaagttttataaatttcagcATCAATAATAATAGCATTTTTAAGCAATCAGTAGATTCCGGACATAATggcaataataataacttttgtcaagtactaacaataaattatgttatattattatcacgtaAATAAAGCTCTGAACTTAAGGCGCTGATGTTATGAAAAAGCGCAAAATTTTGCGAGATTTAGCGCCGAAAGTGCTACGTTGGAAGTTAACATCGGTACTTAGTATCGGTAGTCGCTACGACAAGATTAATCGTTGCAAGGCATACGACAACAATACGATTGTATCGTTTTCCACAATGCTTAAATCGTAAtcataacattacaaaacaaaagaaaatatacacacacaatataaaaaacttcagtacagaaaaaaaaaactcacccCCGACAAGCACCCGCTGGACTGGCAAACATCGATAACATGGCAACCCCAATCGAAGCAGTATATGAACTTCTTGCCGTTAATCTTGCACAGCCTGCCGCAGACTTCGTTGCACAGCAGCTCGGTGTCCAGGGAGCGCTGCTGGGCGCGCAGCGTGGCGTGCCTGGCCTGCAGCCGCTCCCACGCGCTCGAGCTCACCGCCTGGAGAGCTGCGTAGCCCGCTCCGTGGGCCGTGAGGTGCAGCGCTACGTGGTACCCCGATATGCAGTCATCTGGCAACAACGGGACgatgtctgtttgtatgtttcaTATTTGTGTTGCTTCGCTTCTTTTTAGCATTGCATTTTGCTGTGATGATAGGTtggaagttaaaaataaataaggattTGGATGAAGTTCCTCCACTTTGGCAATAATCTAATTACAATGTatcatttagaaataaaagaaaacatgtaTCTGTATGACAACTTGGTAGGATCTCAAACTCAACTTAGACTAATTTCTTGGAAAGGGCAGTTGCAGTCTTTGAGtgttaagaattttattataataattttaatgttgaaTTCCAACAATGCTATTATAAGGAAATTCTTTTAAgcgaaaataactaaatttacCTTCTGAATCCGTTATGATTGAGGTAATCTCGTCGTCACTCTCCACAAAGTATCTCGTGAAGAATTTACTGCATTTCGAGTTCTCTGAGTGTACTAAATAGGGGTCTTGTTCGTTCACCGGACAGTCTGACAACGTTTTCGATGTGTTGTCGTGAACGGACACTGTTTTGAGAGAGCCGTCGTCCAGCATTTCCATCACTCTGTACTCCGATTCACTATTATGATCCGATTCTAAAGATAAACTATTGGTTTTCTGCCCCGAACTGGTGGTAGGGGAAGAAGGCCTACTGATCTGATTGTGAGCTCTAAGCACCACGCACTCCACCGGAGGCGACTTCGACCGCCTCGGCGGATTCTTACTCGTATTCCCGATAAATATTTTCCTATTATTCCTTAAAACTCTAAACGGCACTATATTCTCGTTGTTGTCTTCTGAAAATTCGTACTTCTTATCAGCTAACCGTCGTTTCCTGAACATGCTCAATTTCTCACACTTCGTCTCCGCCTCTTCTACAAATTCGTAAGCTTTATCAGCTATTACCCTATGCATTTCGTTGAACCTTGACATGCTTTCCGCGGGCCGCCTTCGTGGCGACCTCAAAGGCGGACTGATGAGTGTCCTTATAGACGGCGAGGGGCCCTCCCACTCCTCGACTAGATTGTGCGATATCGACGACGCCTGAATACACAACTCTTGTCCCATCACATCGGGTAAATGCACGGGCCGCGACATCTGGTAAGGTTCCATTTCCAAATCGGAGAAATCTTCTAGAATGTTCTGGACCACGTTGTTCTGATATTTGGGCGACTGGAAGGCCGCGGATACATCCGAAGCGGAAGCGGGCGTGTTCGGATACGTATCTATTGAATTGGTTTCTTCCCTATCTAATGAGTATTTACATTCGTCTCCCTCGTTCCTTTCATCAGGCTTCACGAAATCCACTTCGAGTATGTGAATGAAGTCCGTGTAAATGATGATTTGGTTTGAGTAAGCTAGTTGCACGACCGGTTCGTACATGCTCGAATCGGACGTGCAGAAAAATTTCGTGTGTATCGCAAAGTTGTGCTGCAAACACCGCTTGCCCCAATTCAGatcatctgaaaaaaaaaatatttcaaggtTCAAGGTCAAGATCTATAAATCAAGTATCTATACATTGTTCAACGTGTCAAAGACTGCCCTAAGACAGTTTGGCGAAAGGCTAGCaggttttgaattttgataccaataaaacattaatgcAATAGAATATTGCTAAGAAAATATCTAAGGAATAATTGTGAGGCAACTAATTACCTTCGTCCCTGGAGTAAGCGGCACACTTTTTACACCCTAAACGAGGTACACCGATAACACTGAGGTAGGATCTTTCGGAGCACGAGTCCCTGTAAAAGATACAAGAAAAAACTGAGTAATGACGGCTTATAATCGCTAGAGATCGCTTTTCCTAAACCTATGAGTTGAATCATGGTACAAACATCTGAAACTGCTAGAAGTAGAATAATTATGGAActgaaaacttaataaaattttcaaataaatttttcttagTGCACACAGTTagcacaaataaaatacatacatataatcacgtctatatcccatgcgggttTGACTGAGCCAAcaaaaaagattgaaaggccatgttcagctttcGTTcagttcagcttaatgatagaattgaatttttGCTAGCCAACcgcctacaaaaaaattcccaagtttattagccattccctcAGTTGGCTTTCTACGACATCCAATTCTAAAGTGCCCGGCACCACAaggcaaaacaaaaataattccttCAAAAGTTTTGCACGAGTTTTGTCATAAATACTCACGCAATGCCATAGACAACGAGCACGTCTGGGTTGTGCTTCCACTGCGCCATGGAGATGGTGACCTTGCTGTCCACGCAGTCGTCTCCGAACAGCGGCACGCTGTGCACCGGCTTCACTATACGGCCAGGCACCCATGAGAGGAAATGTAACCTGTGTGCGGATTAGACGTTTATTTGTCTGAACTGCAATGAGCAATATGAGTTTAAAGTGTTCTTGCTTCGGTCAATTGCTCTATGAACAGTTTGACAGTACCAAAGACATAATTTTCATTCCATTAGAATCCATATAGAATCAATCAAAAACGAAAAGTCCTATCGTTCAAGGATGAAATATTTTGCAactgatgaaaaaaaattatgacttcCAACTGTTGGGGAACAATTTAACACTAGTGCAAATTGTGATATCAAAAAGTACCACCATCgtggaattttatatattgtgtTCATCAGTACCCTGATAGGGTACGAAAGTCAGGTTTTATTTCTCATCCATCAGTTCGTAACTTAACTTTGATTTTGCTATCTTTGTGTTTATCTCAACTTCCTTCTagtgttaaattattattatgacgtTTTGTAGTGTTTATTTTCGCTTTTCTAAAAGATGTGtatgaaaatgttttcattGAAATCTTATAGAAATGTTATTCCTACACCTAAATCAAGAATTCATATGAAAAAACTTTTCTTGGACTTTGTGCACCACATTATTGttaatatattcattattaaaaattcatgaTAACATAACTTTGCATTAAATAGGATAAGTTTAGTAGGTAAATGTACAAACCATGCATAAACTCATCTTTTACGTAGTTTTATGTGATgttatcacaaaatatttgtttgttatgattatgatgataaaattcatgattcataacacaagtttaaGTCAGAGCTGTTTTTTTAGTTTCTGAATGTTAACAGTagctgattatatgtatgtttttaaatgtttatgacATGAAAACTCTCTAAAACAGTTAAATGAACTCTTATGATACCTGCTTTAATCTACATGACATGATATCTACCTCAAAGTAGATCTATACAAATGTAGCATGTATATGTGCTTTAAAAATTTGACTGcgaaaacatataaaaacataagtgCAGCGCTATAGTCATGCATCAGCAAGCTGCTAGTGTATTAATAATAAGCTGCTAgtgtattaataataagtttatatgtacatacataatacatacataagtctATATAGAacagaaaaacagaaaaaaatatttatttcaaatgttttGCAGTTGATGCACTGTCAGACCAAGAGGCaatcatataatatataattaaaactattatatataaatataataaaattgaaatttaagaaatttgaataaaacagtgaataataaaaataaactttatttctgTACCATAAGTTCAAAATCATATTTATGACCAGAATCCCCTTTGAAGTAAATTACCTGTGTTAGGAGATCATGCTCTTCAATAACAACTGTGTAATTAAAGTACTGAATTAACTAACTATTAAAGGTAAGCTATTGTAAATCattaatctttattaataatttgtaatatgtCAAAGTGGCGGAGATATTGTCTACCCCAATGATTTCTATTTGCCACTATCTTTCATTTTTCTTCACTAAACTAAGCAGTTGCTTGTAGAAAAAATATCATGTAATACTTACGTAAACTTGGAGCTTTCCCTAAAATACACCTGCGTGTTGCAGCTGTACGTAAAACTAAGGAGGAACTGGCCACACTGAGAGAACCCCATGAAGACATGCTCTCGGAGGTACGCCATGGGCACAATGTCAATGAGGCAGAACCGCAGACGAGGGGGAATCCTCTCAAATATTTTACGACTTCTCTCATGAGACTTCCTGGTAATGCCACCATATATCtgtaaaattaagttaacatattatttcttattctgaagagatagaaaaataatataagaacaAATAATTTGATTCAAAAGCTTAGTGATTGCCATGGAATtgggattaaaaaaaacagcctATCTTAAGACAAAGACTTTGAAGTCTTTTgcttgatttgattttttatttatattcaatgaAATCATGTCAAAGCTTAATACTACCAAAGGCAGAATATATATGACCAAtggtcatttatttattatgatccATGATCCATAAGAATAAGTAGCTTTTGGTAAACATGTGCTGATAGCAGGTTCtacaatattaattgataACATAATGTATTTGGCCTAACGCGACAAAAGTAATACAGGGTAGGAATGTGTGTAGTTTCTATAAGCACATCATCACATGTGATCCAAAGCTCTCAAAAATCAAACCAAAGAGAGCTTAACATacatcatgttttttaattatttttaaagtaaggaATTATTTTAGagcaaattcaaaatttaaattaaataataggaATACGTATTCTTCAAATCAATACATAATTTTCGCAGAATACATTAGagatcattttaaaaataaagcgttCGTAACATCAAATTTTACATCGAGATATTATCAATGATTGCTTACCTCcctgttaaataatttatgcacAATATTGCTGCAGTGATTCGCATTGTTCTTAAGAGTATTGCTATCAGGTTTGTTGTATTCATTCTTGCTAAAAGTAAAAGAATTATCAGAATCATCTGCAGAATCCATGTTCGTTTGTTTGactgaatttattttgacaaataaacaatgtcGCCAACCGTTTGACAGCACCTTTAGACAGCGCTCAGAATCAGATGGAATCAAAACAGAACTCAAATCTTGACTCGAATCACGTTTGTCTATGGCAATAAAGGTTTTTCTATATCtatgaatatttcaaaatagcCCCCTCTAGTGTATCGACTAGTGCACAAGTACCAACCTGGCGAGAATAGATTGTCACCTGTCAAGCAGAGGTTATCAATCAAATCAACTTagatttgttaaatttaaaaacggcTTTCGTGGAAATAGGTGTCATCAATTTTAACTTTCAGTTAATAATTATTGGACTTTGCAGCCCATCTCTTGTTGTTAACTAAATAATCATGGAGCCTATGACTTTAGGAAGTCCAACGCATTCTCCATCAGGAAGCCCTAACGTGGGATATTTACCGCCGTTCCTCTTAGGTGAAATAAATCCCCCTACGACCCCTCGTACTAACAGTTTATCACCTACTAAAGGGCGAAGTCTTGCGTTCGGTATGTATCAAACTTATATTAATGTAAACATTGGCAACCAATCACGTTATACTGATGATGAgaaagtaggtaccttttctttgttttattcaaacaTCAAGTATTTAGCCGGACAATTTTAATGGTGGTATTGTGATTCTCATCATGAGAGGTTGCAAGCTCATCTCCTTAAAGGAAATCTAAAGCAACTATAGTACCTTCTAAATTCCCTACACTTGCTTGTGTAAAGTACTCAATGTATTTCTCCATAATCCACACCATGtgtttgccaaatttcat encodes the following:
- the LOC106143568 gene encoding uncharacterized protein LOC106143568, whose translation is MDSADDSDNSFTFSKNEYNKPDSNTLKNNANHCSNIVHKLFNREIYGGITRKSHERSRKIFERIPPRLRFCLIDIVPMAYLREHVFMGFSQCGQFLLSFTYSCNTQVYFRESSKFTLHFLSWVPGRIVKPVHSVPLFGDDCVDSKVTISMAQWKHNPDVLVVYGIADSCSERSYLSVIGVPRLGCKKCAAYSRDEDDLNWGKRCLQHNFAIHTKFFCTSDSSMYEPVVQLAYSNQIIIYTDFIHILEVDFVKPDERNEGDECKYSLDREETNSIDTYPNTPASASDVSAAFQSPKYQNNVVQNILEDFSDLEMEPYQMSRPVHLPDVMGQELCIQASSISHNLVEEWEGPSPSIRTLISPPLRSPRRRPAESMSRFNEMHRVIADKAYEFVEEAETKCEKLSMFRKRRLADKKYEFSEDNNENIVPFRVLRNNRKIFIGNTSKNPPRRSKSPPVECVVLRAHNQISRPSSPTTSSGQKTNSLSLESDHNSESEYRVMEMLDDGSLKTVSVHDNTSKTLSDCPVNEQDPYLVHSENSKCSKFFTRYFVESDDEITSIITDSEDDCISGYHVALHLTAHGAGYAALQAVSSSAWERLQARHATLRAQQRSLDTELLCNEVCGRLCKINGKKFIYCFDWGCHVIDVCQSSGCLSGLCAMWMWASAAPGAGACAACGDAGAGCLLHRRQYAAECLFVWDLVSGVYRTERVSMTEDASQEGTRVSGAERARELAKRLGPIHMPPGNESRLLTTLTGRSLKRLTDVDNCIEITKNHPDSSESESSAEEESDSD